The Rugosibacter aromaticivorans region AAATGATAAGTTTCGCCACGAATGACGGCGCCCAGGGCGACCAGCGCATCGAAGTTTCCGCTTTGGGCAAGCGCTTGCAGCGCCAAGGGAATCTCCAGCGCGCCGGGGACCGTGACATAGGTGATGTCCGTGTCTGCAACCTGCATCTGCGCAAGTCCGGCCAGGCACCCTGAGCGCAAACCGTCGCCAATGGGTTCGTTAAAGCGGCTTTGCACGATGCCAATGCGCAAGCCGCGACCGTTCGGTTGGGGTTCTATTTCATGAATGCGCATCGTGCGAGTCTCGATTAACTTGGCTTTTTAATTGTTTTATCAGGGGGCGAAATAACCACAGATTTCCAGGCCGAAACCGGCCATGCTGGGCATTTTTCGCGGGTTGGACATCAGGCGCATTTTGCCCACGCCCAAGTCGCGCAGAATTTGCGCGCCGATGCCATACAAGCGCGGGTCCCACTTGGCGACCGTTTTGCGGGCGACCGCATCAACCTGCAGCGCCGTGAGCATGTCGCGAGTGGATTCGGCATGATGCAGCATGACCACAACACCTCGGTCTGCGACAGCAATCTGGCGCAAGGCAAAATCGATGCTGAAACTGTGGCGGGTATTTTGTACGCCAAGAAAATCCAGTACAGAAACCGCCTCATGCACACGCACCAGGGTTTCCTGATCGGCGCTAATCTCCCCATGAGAGAGCGCCAGATGCGAGTCGCCACTGGTTTTGTCGACAAAGGCACGCAGCCTGAACGTACCCTGAGCACAGGTGATTTCTTTATCAGCAACGCATTCAATCAGTGTTTCAGTTTCTGAACGGTAATGGATCAAATCGCGAATGGTGCCAATTTTGAGCTGATGCTGGGCCGCGAATTCAAGTAGATCAGGCAACCGCGCCATGCTGCCATCATCCTTGAGAATTTCACAGATAACAGCTGCGGCCTCGCAGCCAGCCATTTGTGCCAGATCGCAACCGGCTTCGGTGTGACCTGCGCGAACCAGCACGCCGCCGGGCTGGGCGGCGATCGGGAAAATATGGCCCGGTTGAACAATATCTTCAGCGCAGGCGTTTTTGGCGACAGCCACTTGCACTGTGCGGGCGCGGTCGTGGGCTGAAATACCGGTGGTGACACCCGTTGCCGCTTCGATCGAGGTGGTAAAAGCCGTGCTGAACATGCTTTTATTGTTGCGCGTCATGGGCGACAGGCCCAGTTGCTGGCAGCGCGCTTCGGTGAGTGTCAAGCAGACCAGGCCGCGTGCATGCTTGACCATGAAGTTGATCATTTCAGGCGTGATGTGTTGCGCAGCGCAAACAAGATCGCCTTCGTTTTCACGATCTTCTTCGTCGACAAGAATCACCATATGGCCAGCGCGAATCTCGGCAATGATGTCCTGGGTAGGGCTAATGTTCATGGCAAAAGGTCAAAAAGTGCAGCAGGAAAGGTACGTATTCTACGCCGCAGCGCTAGCGATAAGTATCCGCTCCACATACCGTGCGATGAGGTCAACCTCAAGATTCACGCGGCTGCCCACACGCAGATGATGCAGGGTGGTCATGGCCATGGTGTGCGGTATCAGGTTGATCGAAAAGTCGGCGTTGGTAATACGGTTCGTGGTGAGCGAGACGCCATTGACGGTGATCGAGCCTTTGGGAGCGATGGTTTTCGCCAGATCATGCGGGGCGCGAATGACCAGCTCGTGCGATTCGCCCACGGGCGTGAGCCGGATGACTTCACCTACGCCATCCACATGGCCTGCGACCAAATGGCCACCCAGCCGATCGGCCAGGCGGAGCGCTTTTTCAAGGTTGACTTCATTGGCGCCACCCACGCCACCCACGCCATCCAGGCCCACCGTGCAATCCAGCGTTTCACGCGACACATCCACTTGATAAGTGGTGCTCTCTTTACTAATGACCGTGAGGCAGACCCCATTGTGGGCAATGGAGTCCCCCAGCGCAACGTCCGAAAGATCCAGCGCGGGGGCTTGAATCGTCAGGCGCAGCCCTGTCTCAAGCGGGGTGATCTGGGTAATGGTGCCGATGGCGGAAATAATGCCGGTAAACATAGCGGGTTCGCGATTGAATAAATGAAATGAAATAAATGGTCAGTGAATTAATGCTCAGTGCGCAGCGCGTTCAAGTTGCTGCAGAAACTGTTCAGCGTTTTGAAATCCGACAACACGCTGGCCAAGTTTTTCGTGGCCCTGGGCGTCAAAGAAAATAATGCCCGGCGGTCCGAACAAACCAAATCGAGCAAGCAGCGCACGATCGGCGGCGTTATTAGCGGTGACATCGGCTTGCAGTAGAACAAAGTCGTGCATGCGTTTTGCCACGTCAGCCTGCGCAAACGTAAAGCGCTGCATTTCTTTGCAGCTAATGCACCACTCGGCCGAAAAGTCGAGCATCACGGGTTTTTTTGTTGCTTGTAATTGTGCGTCGAGCTCATCGAGCGTACTGACTTTGGTAAAACTCGGCGCTCGTGATACGGCAGTGAGGGCGGATGAATCCTGTGCGGCGCTGCGGCGCAAAAAATCTAACGGTTGCAAAGGGTCTTGACTGCCGCCCAGCACGCCCAGTAGCATCGCTACGCCACCGCATAAAAGCACAACCCCTAAACCTTTCCCTAAGCGGTGCACGCCGTGCGCATGTGCAGGCAAGGGGTCAAGGGCCGACAAAAATACAGAAGGAATAATCAACAGTAACGCCCAGCCCAGCATGGATAGCCACACGGGTAGGACAGGGGATGCCAACCACAACGCGGTGGCCAGCATGAGTAGGCCAAAAAACTTTTTCACCCCTTCCATCCACGGCCCTGATTTTGGCAACAAGGAGCGCGAGAAGGTGCCTACCAGCAATAGCGGCGCGCCCATACCCAGCGCCAGAGAAAAGAGCGCGGCACCGCCGAGCAGGGCATCCCCTGTTTGGGCGATGTACAGCAATGCGCCCGCCAAAGGGGCGGCAACACAGGGGCCGACGATTAATGCGGATAACGCGCCCATAAGGGCGATAGCCCAGGGCGACCCACCCTGCCTGTTGGCAGTGTCGGCAAGCCGACTTTGCAGGGCGGCGGGTAGCTGCAATTCGTAAAAGCCAAACATTGAAAACGCCAGCACGACGAAGACCAACGCAAAGCCACCGAGCACCCAGATATTTTGTAACGCGCTGGTGAGCAGTGTGCCGGAAAATCCCGCCGCCACGCCTGCGGCGGCATAGGTGATGGCCATGCCTAACACATAGGCCATCGATAGCATGAATGCCCGCCCGTGGCTGACCGCATGCCCGTGATTCACAATCATGCCGGACAGAATCGGGATCATCGGAAATACACAGGGCGTGAGTGACAGCAGCAAGCCAAAACCAAAAAAGCTGAGCACGATAAGCGACCAATGACCCCCTGTTAGCAAGCGGGCGATGCGTGAGCTTTCATCGCCTGTGGGGGCGTTGCGGGTTGTTGTGGAAGGCGGCGAGGTGGACGCGCCAGCAACCGCTTGCGGCAGGGTGATCTGTGCGGTATAGGTTTGTGGCGGATAGCAGATGCCACCATCCCAGCACCCTTGGGCGACCGCCTGCAAGGTAATGGTGTGTGGTGTATCGGCATTAGTTGTGGCGGTGAGCGGCAGGCGAACAGTGACTTCCTGGCGATAGATTTCGACTGCGCCGAACAGGTCATCTTGTTTCATTTTTCCTGGAGGCAATTGCGCTATGCCGAGCTCGCCAGCGGAGGCGCTACGGGTTTTCTCACCGACTGGATCTGCCATGAGGCGAAAAGAAAACTTGTTGCGGTAGAGATAATAGCCGTCCGCAATCTGCCAGCGGGCTTCTAGTGTGTGCGCATCCAGCGCGCGTGCCGAGAAGATAAATGCTTGCGCTGGCGATAGGGGTTCAGCGGCGAAGCTCAC contains the following coding sequences:
- a CDS encoding riboflavin synthase, with the protein product MFTGIISAIGTITQITPLETGLRLTIQAPALDLSDVALGDSIAHNGVCLTVISKESTTYQVDVSRETLDCTVGLDGVGGVGGANEVNLEKALRLADRLGGHLVAGHVDGVGEVIRLTPVGESHELVIRAPHDLAKTIAPKGSITVNGVSLTTNRITNADFSINLIPHTMAMTTLHHLRVGSRVNLEVDLIARYVERILIASAAA
- the ribBA gene encoding bifunctional 3,4-dihydroxy-2-butanone-4-phosphate synthase/GTP cyclohydrolase II; this translates as MNISPTQDIIAEIRAGHMVILVDEEDRENEGDLVCAAQHITPEMINFMVKHARGLVCLTLTEARCQQLGLSPMTRNNKSMFSTAFTTSIEAATGVTTGISAHDRARTVQVAVAKNACAEDIVQPGHIFPIAAQPGGVLVRAGHTEAGCDLAQMAGCEAAAVICEILKDDGSMARLPDLLEFAAQHQLKIGTIRDLIHYRSETETLIECVADKEITCAQGTFRLRAFVDKTSGDSHLALSHGEISADQETLVRVHEAVSVLDFLGVQNTRHSFSIDFALRQIAVADRGVVVMLHHAESTRDMLTALQVDAVARKTVAKWDPRLYGIGAQILRDLGVGKMRLMSNPRKMPSMAGFGLEICGYFAP
- the ribH gene encoding 6,7-dimethyl-8-ribityllumazine synthase — translated: MHEIEPQPNGRGLRIGIVQSRFNEPIGDGLRSGCLAGLAQMQVADTDITYVTVPGALEIPLALQALAQSGNFDALVALGAVIRGETYHFEIVANESARGITDVQLNTGIPIANAVLTTENDDQALVRMVQKGTEAAAAAIEMAQLLRAVKK
- the dsbD gene encoding protein-disulfide reductase DsbD, with protein sequence MLIRALRLFLLTIISLSGVSFAAEPLSPAQAFIFSARALDAHTLEARWQIADGYYLYRNKFSFRLMADPVGEKTRSASAGELGIAQLPPGKMKQDDLFGAVEIYRQEVTVRLPLTATTNADTPHTITLQAVAQGCWDGGICYPPQTYTAQITLPQAVAGASTSPPSTTTRNAPTGDESSRIARLLTGGHWSLIVLSFFGFGLLLSLTPCVFPMIPILSGMIVNHGHAVSHGRAFMLSMAYVLGMAITYAAAGVAAGFSGTLLTSALQNIWVLGGFALVFVVLAFSMFGFYELQLPAALQSRLADTANRQGGSPWAIALMGALSALIVGPCVAAPLAGALLYIAQTGDALLGGAALFSLALGMGAPLLLVGTFSRSLLPKSGPWMEGVKKFFGLLMLATALWLASPVLPVWLSMLGWALLLIIPSVFLSALDPLPAHAHGVHRLGKGLGVVLLCGGVAMLLGVLGGSQDPLQPLDFLRRSAAQDSSALTAVSRAPSFTKVSTLDELDAQLQATKKPVMLDFSAEWCISCKEMQRFTFAQADVAKRMHDFVLLQADVTANNAADRALLARFGLFGPPGIIFFDAQGHEKLGQRVVGFQNAEQFLQQLERAAH